The genome window TGTGGCCCTCGCGCCACGCGGCCAGGACGCCGAAGACGCCCAGGGCGTTGACGACCGCCATGAGCGCGATCTTGACGAGCGTGCCGGGACGGACGGGACCGCGTGCGGGACGGTCCCGATCGCGTGCGGGGAGACCCCGGGGCCCGGACGTGCCGCCCGTGGTCCCCGCGGGGTCCGTGGCGTCGCCGGTGAGGGTGGGCTGGCTGGGCATCGCGCGCCTTCCGTGCGGTCGGTCGGCGCGTCGGCGCCGGGAAGGTCGTTCGCCGGGCGCAGGCGACCGGCGAGCGGGCGGTCGCACCGCGGGCGGACCCGCGGTGCGACCGGTGCGGGTCAGGACCCGATCGCACCCTGGATGTCGGCGATCATCTTGTCCCAGGCCGCGACGGGCTCGGCCGCGCCCGAGATGATGTTCGCCTCGGTCACGCCCCAGAAGGCCCAGACGGAGCCCATCTCGGGGATGGACGGCATCGGCAGCGCCTCTTCACCGACGGCCAGGAAGCCGGCGGTGATGGGGTCGGACGAGGCCTCCTCGGCTGCGGACGCCAGCGCGGGCGGCCGGTTGCCGGCCTCGTAGAGGGCGAGCTGGGCCTCATCCGTCGCGATGTAGTTCACGAGGAAGTCGTTCGCGAGCAGCGCGTTGTCGCTCTGCGCGGAGACGTAGAAGCCCTGCACGCCGACGAACGGCAGCGCCGGCTCGCCGCCCGCGGACGGGATCGGGTCGATCGAGAGCTCGAGGGCCTCGAACTGGTCGACCATCCACGGCCCGCCGATGATGAAGGGCGCCTCGCCGTTCTTGAACGCCTCGACCGCGATGTCGTACGTGACGTCGGTCGAGAGCACGCCTGCCGCGCCCTGCGCCTGCAGCCAGGTCGCGAACGCCTGGCCGGGTGCGCCACCCATGGTGAGCTCGGAGGTGTAGGTGCCGTCCTCGTTCTGGGCGAAGACCGGGGCGCCGAACGACGTCTGCAGCGGG of Cellulomonas dongxiuzhuiae contains these proteins:
- a CDS encoding sugar ABC transporter substrate-binding protein; translation: MRRGIPAAAVTLGLALALTACGGNSDDTSGDATSEPASGASGDSLVVWVDETRQAAVEVAAQAFEDENDVDVELVLKNFEDIRTDFLAQVPTGEGPDLTVGAHDWLGELTSNGVVAPIELGDKAGDFIDVAVEAFSQDGQVYGLPYAIENVALIRNTALAAEAPATWDQAVAAGQAAGTQYQVLIQTTPEGDPYTYYPLQTSFGAPVFAQNEDGTYTSELTMGGAPGQAFATWLQAQGAAGVLSTDVTYDIAVEAFKNGEAPFIIGGPWMVDQFEALELSIDPIPSAGGEPALPFVGVQGFYVSAQSDNALLANDFLVNYIATDEAQLALYEAGNRPPALASAAEEASSDPITAGFLAVGEEALPMPSIPEMGSVWAFWGVTEANIISGAAEPVAAWDKMIADIQGAIGS